The proteins below come from a single Tribolium castaneum strain GA2 chromosome 9, icTriCast1.1, whole genome shotgun sequence genomic window:
- the LOC660410 gene encoding uncharacterized protein LOC660410 isoform X1: MTTLHQEIVVPKPEHEAQEVDGSSQESSNETTKELFRRESPVKELSPPPVEPAPKTTHTYKPTKPAKPPLTKKESATKKTSNSGIPLRLKSGSNTVTKPLAKTGTYRHSQPMGPVINKNTLEVQFMNNKKRLLQLHAELVEKQRPLLDMHKSLLRTKKQLEELGKKVVLEDLKIMTLKTDDVNLKNQLDGAGENPAAETAMNLKSSIENALDTCVKVCKKCFVKRDQVVKMLESASKSAIEPSELEAEVEELKKERDDMEETIESAIKENEKKIDELINNWQKAVKMGSMNEQLSNKITELEDTIKQQQKAIQDAEDNLHSLNRKFEDKKATYEKTIAEMQEKNNKLEEDLKKEKKNANDNLMKSRTMRSKVAELESRTKEAEERNNEVSNKLKQLQEQMRRKEVQWMKEKDEFKKNETHLQQKFCERQSQFDTRLKDMEKLQKETEQQQQNYFRNFETQLEIKDQEFGLLEKEKDALAEKSQALEEELEELKKQLERKEQEIEQLSVKTETIPSIGYNSESQLMELMEYKHKIAEVQNTIQQQTDQINKMQSSLKAHAKLAAALKLEKDNAIKYSNKLREVLQEAHDEIEFKNKTIYKIHEKLVLKDRDYDKLKEQLKELEAFSEQYAGDKWSNRNRCQICMTSLSGEKENSSYVESEVGKRSARFPQYVSESLIGMSVKKVDHLRARLDNLKKMKLPSNAGKKHLNVKYSFTARDAKPISNRLQKQIELRGKLYQILQKHADQSCEDFIHLLKLTVSNAGKETDELKPSNIRDIEETLQNVPRHFSDIKMSESFSGISQLLEAAPLSECYGKFDSPAYSDTDDMIY, translated from the exons ATGACTACTTTGCATCAGGAAATCGTCGTTCCAA AGCCTGAACATGAGGCGCAGGAAGTCGACGGGAGCAGCCAGGAGAGCTCCAACGAAACG ACAAAAGAACTGTTCCGTCGCGAGTCCCCTGTGAAAGAGCTTTCCCCTCCCCCAGTCGAACCCGCCCCGAAGACCACCCACACGTACAAACCCACCAAGCCCGCCAAACCCCCTCTCACGAAAAAAGAAAGCGCGACCAAAAAAACCTCAAACTCCGGGATCCCCCTCCGACTTAAATCCGGGTCCAACACGGTGACCAAACCGCTGGCGAAAACCGGAACTTACCGCCATTCCCAGCCGATGGGTCCCGTCATCAACAAAAACACCCTGGAGGTCCAGTTCATGAACAACAAGAAGCGACTTTTGCAACTCCACGCGGAACTCGTGGAAAAGCAAAGACCGCTCCTGGACATGCACAAGTCGCTCTTGAGGACCAAAAAGCAGCTCGAAGAGTTGGGCAAGAAGGTGGTGCTTGAGGATCTTAAAATAATGACTCTGAAAACGGACGACGTAAACCTGAAGAACCAGCTGGATGGTGCTGGTGAAAATCCCGCAGCTGAAACTGCGATGAATCTGAAGAGCTCAATCGAAAACGCTTTGGACACATGTGTGaaagtttgcaaaaaatgtttcgtgAAACGTGATCAAGTTGTCAAAATGTTGGAAAGTGCGTCCAAATCCGCAATTGAACCGTCAGAACTCGAGGCAGAAGTGGAAGAGCTCAAGAAGGAGCGAGACGACATGGAGGAAACCATCGAAAGTGCGATCAAAGAAAACGAGAAGAAAATCGATGAGTTGATCAACAACTGGCAGAAAGCCGTCAAAATGGGAAGCATGAACGAACAGTTAAGCAACAAAATTACCGAGTTGGAGGATACGATCAAACAGCAGCAGAAGGCGATCCAAGACGCTGAAGATAATCTTCACTCCTTGAATCGGAAGTTTGAGGACAAGAAGGCCACTTACGAGAAGACCATCGCGGAAATGCAGGAGAAAAATAAC AAACTTGAGGAAGATTTGAAGAAGGAGAAGAAAAATGCGAACGACAATTTAATGAAGAGCAGAACTATGCGTAGCAAAGTGGCCGAGCTTGAAAGCCGGACCAAAGAAGCCGAAGAGAGGAACAACGAAGTGTCCAACAAACTCAA GCAATTGCAGGAACAAATGAGGCGGAAGGAGGTACAGTGGATGAAGGAGAAGGACGAGTTTAAGAAAAACGAAACACACCTCCAACAGAAATTTTGTGAGAGACAGTCCCAATTCGATACAAG GTTGAAAGACATGGAGAAATTGCAAAAGGAGACGgagcaacaacaacaaaactaCTTTCGGAATTTTGAAACTCAGCTCGAAATCAAGGACCAGGAATTCGGACTTCTAGAAAAAGAAAAGGATGCTTTGGCTGAAAAAAGCCAGGCCTTAGAGGAGGAATTGGAGGAGTTGAAAAAACAGCTTGAGCGCAAAGAGCAAGAAATTGAACAGTTGAGTGTGAAAACGGAGACGATTCCTTCAATCGGATACAACAGTGAAAGTCAACTCATGGAGCTGATGGAATACAAACATAAAATCGCAGAAGTGCAAAACACCATTCAGCAACAAACCGACCAAATTAATAAGATGCAAAGCTCGCTCAAAGCTCACGCGAAATTGGCGGCTGCGCTCAAACTGGAGAAGGACAATGCGATCAAATACTCGAACAAATTAAGAGAAGTGCTGCAGGag GCGCACGACGAGATCGAGTTCAAGAACAAGACCATTTACAAAATCCACGAGAAGTTGGTGTTGAAGGATCGGGATTACGACAAGCTGAAGGAGCAATTGAAAGAATTGGAGGCGTTTTCGGAGCAATACGCGGGCGACAAGTGGAGCAACAGGAACAGGTGCCAGATCTGCATGACATCTCTGAGTGGGGAAAAGGAGAATTCATCATATGTCGAGAGCGAAGTGGGTAAACGTAGCGCTAGATTCCCGCAATACGTGTCTGAATCGTTGATTGGCATGTCTGTGAAAAAAGTTGATCATCTCCGCGCACGGCTCGACAATCTGAAGAAAATGAAACTTCCGAGTAACGCGGGGAAAAAGCACCTGAACGTGAAATATTCGTTTACGGCGAGAGACGCGAAACCGATTAGCAATCGACTGCAAAAACAAATCGAGTTGAGGGGGAAATTgtatcaaattttgcaaaagcaTGCCGATCAATCTTGCGAGGACTTTATTCATTTGCTGAAGTTGACGGTGTCGAATGCGGGGAAAGAAACCGACGAATTAAAACCTTCAAACATTAGAGACATCGAGGAAACGCTCCAAAACGTCCCGCGACACTTTTCCGATATTAAAATGAGCGAGTCCTTCAGTGGCATCTCGCAGTTGCTCGAAGCCGCTCCACTTAGCGAATGCTACGGTAAATTCGATAGTCCTGCGTACTCCGACACGGACGATATGAtctattag
- the LOC660410 gene encoding uncharacterized protein LOC660410 isoform X2, with protein sequence MTTLHQEIVVPKPEHEAQEVDGSSQESSNETTKELFRRESPVKELSPPPVEPAPKTTHTYKPTKPAKPPLTKKESATKKTSNSGIPLRLKSGSNTVTKPLAKTGTYRHSQPMGPVINKNTLEVQFMNNKKRLLQLHAELVEKQRPLLDMHKSLLRTKKQLEELGKKVVLEDLKIMTLKTDDVNLKNQLDGAGENPAAETAMNLKSSIENALDTCVKVCKKCFVKRDQVVKMLESASKSAIEPSELEAEVEELKKERDDMEETIESAIKENEKKIDELINNWQKAVKMGSMNEQLSNKITELEDTIKQQQKAIQDAEDNLHSLNRKFEDKKATYEKTIAEMQEKNNKLEEDLKKEKKNANDNLMKSRTMRSKVAELESRTKEAEERNNEVSNKLKQLQEQMRRKEVQWMKEKDEFKKNETHLQQKFCERQSQFDTRLKDMEKLQKETEQQQQNYFRNFETQLEIKDQEFGLLEKEKDALAEKSQALEEELEELKKQLERKEQEIEQLSVKTETIPSIGYNSESQLMELMEYKHKIAEVQNTIQQQTDQINKMQSSLKAHAKLAAALKLEKDNAIKYSNKLREVLQEAHDEIEFKNKTIYKIHEKLVLKDRDYDKLKEQLKELEAFSEQYAGDKWSNRNRCQICMTSLSGEKENSSYVESESEN encoded by the exons ATGACTACTTTGCATCAGGAAATCGTCGTTCCAA AGCCTGAACATGAGGCGCAGGAAGTCGACGGGAGCAGCCAGGAGAGCTCCAACGAAACG ACAAAAGAACTGTTCCGTCGCGAGTCCCCTGTGAAAGAGCTTTCCCCTCCCCCAGTCGAACCCGCCCCGAAGACCACCCACACGTACAAACCCACCAAGCCCGCCAAACCCCCTCTCACGAAAAAAGAAAGCGCGACCAAAAAAACCTCAAACTCCGGGATCCCCCTCCGACTTAAATCCGGGTCCAACACGGTGACCAAACCGCTGGCGAAAACCGGAACTTACCGCCATTCCCAGCCGATGGGTCCCGTCATCAACAAAAACACCCTGGAGGTCCAGTTCATGAACAACAAGAAGCGACTTTTGCAACTCCACGCGGAACTCGTGGAAAAGCAAAGACCGCTCCTGGACATGCACAAGTCGCTCTTGAGGACCAAAAAGCAGCTCGAAGAGTTGGGCAAGAAGGTGGTGCTTGAGGATCTTAAAATAATGACTCTGAAAACGGACGACGTAAACCTGAAGAACCAGCTGGATGGTGCTGGTGAAAATCCCGCAGCTGAAACTGCGATGAATCTGAAGAGCTCAATCGAAAACGCTTTGGACACATGTGTGaaagtttgcaaaaaatgtttcgtgAAACGTGATCAAGTTGTCAAAATGTTGGAAAGTGCGTCCAAATCCGCAATTGAACCGTCAGAACTCGAGGCAGAAGTGGAAGAGCTCAAGAAGGAGCGAGACGACATGGAGGAAACCATCGAAAGTGCGATCAAAGAAAACGAGAAGAAAATCGATGAGTTGATCAACAACTGGCAGAAAGCCGTCAAAATGGGAAGCATGAACGAACAGTTAAGCAACAAAATTACCGAGTTGGAGGATACGATCAAACAGCAGCAGAAGGCGATCCAAGACGCTGAAGATAATCTTCACTCCTTGAATCGGAAGTTTGAGGACAAGAAGGCCACTTACGAGAAGACCATCGCGGAAATGCAGGAGAAAAATAAC AAACTTGAGGAAGATTTGAAGAAGGAGAAGAAAAATGCGAACGACAATTTAATGAAGAGCAGAACTATGCGTAGCAAAGTGGCCGAGCTTGAAAGCCGGACCAAAGAAGCCGAAGAGAGGAACAACGAAGTGTCCAACAAACTCAA GCAATTGCAGGAACAAATGAGGCGGAAGGAGGTACAGTGGATGAAGGAGAAGGACGAGTTTAAGAAAAACGAAACACACCTCCAACAGAAATTTTGTGAGAGACAGTCCCAATTCGATACAAG GTTGAAAGACATGGAGAAATTGCAAAAGGAGACGgagcaacaacaacaaaactaCTTTCGGAATTTTGAAACTCAGCTCGAAATCAAGGACCAGGAATTCGGACTTCTAGAAAAAGAAAAGGATGCTTTGGCTGAAAAAAGCCAGGCCTTAGAGGAGGAATTGGAGGAGTTGAAAAAACAGCTTGAGCGCAAAGAGCAAGAAATTGAACAGTTGAGTGTGAAAACGGAGACGATTCCTTCAATCGGATACAACAGTGAAAGTCAACTCATGGAGCTGATGGAATACAAACATAAAATCGCAGAAGTGCAAAACACCATTCAGCAACAAACCGACCAAATTAATAAGATGCAAAGCTCGCTCAAAGCTCACGCGAAATTGGCGGCTGCGCTCAAACTGGAGAAGGACAATGCGATCAAATACTCGAACAAATTAAGAGAAGTGCTGCAGGag GCGCACGACGAGATCGAGTTCAAGAACAAGACCATTTACAAAATCCACGAGAAGTTGGTGTTGAAGGATCGGGATTACGACAAGCTGAAGGAGCAATTGAAAGAATTGGAGGCGTTTTCGGAGCAATACGCGGGCGACAAGTGGAGCAACAGGAACAGGTGCCAGATCTGCATGACATCTCTGAGTGGGGAAAAGGAGAATTCATCATATGTCGAGAGCGAA agcgaaaattaa
- the LOC660475 gene encoding splicing factor YJU2: MSERKVLNKYYPPDFDPSKIPRMKLPKNRQYTVRLMAPFNMRCKTCGEYIYKGKKFNARKEDVENDDYLGIRIYRFYIKCTRCLQEISFKTDPKNTDYEIEAGATRNFMALKLAEEQAIREEEEAKEEEASNPMKLLENRTKQSKNEIELLESLEELKDLNRRQEAVDYDSMLLAYDPTISQREREEKLQQLDDEYVKTIKFQNSQKRKVVVEEEIIEDDEPEAKVSKPETPKTETASSEPKVQKKIVSARKMLSGLVKLKKDEPKKEEKPQTSGLSLLGAYSDSENSE, translated from the exons atgtCCGAGCGTAAAGTTTTAAAC AAATACTATCCACCGGATTTTGATCCGTCTAAGATACCTCGCATGAAATTGCCCAAAAATCGGCAGTACACTGTGCGATTGATGGCCCCCTTTAACATGAGATGTAAAACTTGTGGGGAATATATTTACAAAGGCAAGAAGTTTAATGCGCGGAAGGAGGATGTCGAGAATGACGATTATCTAGGAATTCGAATATATCGGTTTTATATTAAA TGCACGAGATGTTTGCAagaaatttcgttcaaaactGACCCAAAAAACACCGATTACGAGATAGAAGCCGGTGCCACTCGTAATTTCATGGCCTTGAAATTGGCCGAGGAGCAAGCAATaagagaagaagaagaagcgAAAGAGGAAGAAGCCAGTAATCCAATGAAACTGCTTGAAAACCGCACAAAACAGTCTAAAAACGAAATCGAACTTCTGGAATCGCTTGAAGAATTGAAAGACTTAAACAGAAGACAAGAAGCCGTCGATTATGATTCCATGTTACTGGCCTACGATCCCACAATTTCTCAGCGCGAAAGAgaagaaaaattgcaacagtTGGACGATGAATACGTCAA AACGATTAAATTCCAAAATTCCCAAAAACGTAAAGTTGTGGTGGAAGAAGAAATAATTGAAGACGATGAACCCGAAGCTAAAGTGTCTAAACCAGAGACACCAAAAACTGAAACCGCGTCCAGTGAGCCaaaagttcagaaaaaaattgttagtgcGAGAAAAATGTTGTCGGGACTCGTGAAACTGAAAAAGGACGAGCCAAAAAAGGAAGAGAAACCTCAAACTAGCGGATTGTCACTGTTGGGTGCTTACAGTGACAGTGAAAATAGTGaataa